From Neobacillus sp. PS2-9, the proteins below share one genomic window:
- a CDS encoding oxidoreductase, with protein MNQPIAIVTGASSGFGLLTTIELAKAGFQVIATMRNKERSGELLKEANRLTIQSNLIVCELDVTSEASIEQLAARIKSIGRVDVLVNNAGYAAAGFVEEITMEEYRKQFDTNFFGVIAVTKTVLPFMRSQGKGKIINVSSISGKIAFPGLSPYVASKHALEGWSESLRLELLPFGIAVTLIEPGSYKTNIWSSGKQVTTQSLQTDSPYYKYMKSIEDYISSGEGQFGNPKDVAEKIASIALDDGSSLRHPIGKGVRTTLLLRNLIPWKLWEKIFIKKLNR; from the coding sequence ATGAATCAACCAATTGCAATTGTCACTGGGGCTTCAAGTGGTTTTGGACTATTAACAACAATAGAGCTGGCTAAAGCCGGTTTTCAAGTAATCGCTACTATGAGAAATAAAGAAAGAAGCGGGGAGCTCCTAAAGGAAGCAAATAGACTTACAATACAATCGAATTTGATTGTATGTGAACTTGATGTTACCTCTGAGGCTTCGATTGAACAATTAGCTGCTCGGATTAAAAGCATAGGCCGGGTAGATGTTCTAGTGAACAATGCTGGCTATGCTGCGGCCGGGTTTGTTGAGGAAATTACAATGGAGGAATACCGAAAACAATTCGATACTAATTTCTTTGGCGTCATAGCAGTAACCAAGACTGTTCTTCCTTTTATGAGAAGTCAGGGGAAAGGGAAAATTATTAATGTAAGTAGCATAAGCGGGAAAATCGCCTTTCCAGGACTATCACCATATGTTGCTTCCAAACATGCGTTGGAAGGCTGGAGCGAAAGCTTACGATTAGAGTTATTACCGTTTGGGATCGCTGTCACGTTAATTGAACCAGGGTCATATAAGACCAATATCTGGTCGTCCGGTAAACAAGTTACCACACAATCACTACAAACAGATTCACCCTATTATAAATATATGAAGAGTATCGAGGACTACATTTCTTCAGGGGAAGGACAGTTTGGTAACCCTAAGGATGTAGCAGAGAAAATAGCCAGTATTGCTTTAGACGATGGGTCTAGTTTAAGGCATCCAATTGGAAAAGGAGTGAGGACAACTCTCCTATTAAGAAATCTCATCCCATGGAAACTTTGGGAGAAGATTTTTATTAAAAAACTGAATCGATAA